DNA from Vicia villosa cultivar HV-30 ecotype Madison, WI unplaced genomic scaffold, Vvil1.0 ctg.000477F_1_1_2_unsc, whole genome shotgun sequence:
TGTTattttaaataacattaatccatgacatacacatatacaattacatttcatttccataaccacataataattaaatcatctagTGCTAATCAATTTATTCTCATCACCAAGAGCATTTCGTTAGTTTTCTAACGCTTTGAACGGGGACccaaacagagttacggttcaaaagttgtgacttatttaagaaattaaattttgaaagtTGTCAGGTGTAACGGGTTACAGCAGGGCTGTTACCCGGTTACACATCACCGTCACTACATTCGCTATCTGTTATGTtcagctgtaaccggttacaacagGGCTGCTACCCGGTTACAGTACCCCAGAATGCCCAATCTGCCTATTTTACAACACTATAACCGGTTACAGCAGGGCTGCTACCCGGTTACAGCGTAACTAGAACCCAAAAATCACAGTTTGACAGAATTTCAATTCTTCCACTCATTACCCATTCATTCTAATATGAATCCACACCAAAACAGAGCCAATTTCAATTACCAAACACCATCATAACACACTACAATTCATATCTAACAACATCCATCATTCGCAGTAACCAATTGCATCATTAATCATGAATTGAACCGAAAGTTTCAATACTACAAACCTAACCTATATTccaattgaatcaaacaataTACAATTCAATCCTATTACTCATGAATCGATAAAAGAGAGTAATCGGAAGCGTCCCCCCTTatcttagccaagaatctggacttttccctttcttctccatcaaacccgtaagccatttttcttcaaattcagcaagaatctccaatcttcaaactcgcttatctccctcattaagaacttccctgacaaaaattaatatatcaaatcaaaggaaactttgtgtagaatccgaatcttcaagaattaccttatttggagctacgagcagaaagctatgactcattttgtgagggctgcaccatgaatacgaaaatgagttttgtccatgagttcttcttctctccctcttaggttttcctcatctatttctcaatttcctcttatttccttgttttatgaaaacataacataatttagtattaggctcaacaacttaacaccccctcattactaaataccacacttggcccaaagaccaatatttcataattcctccaattagtTAAACGAAAAtactaattctaaataataatttaatttccaattaaattaaaattagaaaatatggggcgtTACACAAGGTATCAAtgttgctcaacgtatacgacaattactttccggtggtagcgATGGAGGCATATTGGtctgtgtacgagggggaaacagtttggcacaACAATTTAATGCGCCGGAATAAAAGTGGTCGATCAAACAACAAGCGTGTTAGAACCAAAATGGACGCCACTGAAAAAATGcaaaggaagtgtagtatatgtcgtgaggtaggacataataagAACAAGTGTCCCAATCGTGGATTTAGTTCCACAACATAGTTTTTAGGTTCAAtgctatttgtaatttattttaccaATGAAATGGACTTTTTTTTTCATTAGTCAGATGAGTTACAACACACATGACAAACAACATCAAATATAACTAGAAATAAAGTTTTAACTAAAAGCAACAATTGAAAAAACAACACATTGActaaaacaacaacacaacaaacaattaaaatctaagaaattacaacggttaaaacaatgtcatctgtTCCATCCATTATTTGTTCAGTATCAAGGTCAGTTTTCACATCAACCACCAACGTATCGTCTCTCCGGTCATAAGCAACatccttgttctaagcctctagATCCTTTTGATTTCTTCTCCGGGACTATACTCCCCTTCTAACTATGACATCAGAGTCCGCTTCAGGTTGTTGAAGGTACGAATGTTCCAAAACGTGACCGACATATGGGGTTTGACCAGAGAAAAAATAACATGCCCATAACATCTTTTGTATTCTGGTGCCGGCACGGGACGACTGGATGATGTTCGGAGCCATGACTCCGGCCTTATGTGAGACACGAACAATAATGTGCAGGGAAAATGGGAAAACTTGTGGAGAAAATAATGAATCTTGATGGAGGAATGAATtactatttataggcaaaaaaaaaaacattctcaatttagtgttgtcgccacccaagGAGGCGACCCAGGCCCACGCATgaaggtaaaaaaaattatataaaaaaatttgaaaaataaaataaaggaggTGTTGTCGctgggggtggcgacaacacccatTTTTTACACATGGGCGCCACTGGGCCTGGCGACTTCATCAAGAGgatagtgttgtcgccaccccctggtGACAACGTGTTAAAATAGCAAAAAAGTTGTCATTTGCGcaaatattttgaaaagttggttattttgaattttttaaaaaatgtggttattaaaaaaaatcatttctacATATACACTATTTCACTGTTcatcaaaaatattataataataaattattatatatatatatatatatatatatatatatatatatatatatatatatatatattatttttataaaaaaaatagattaagGGATACAATATACAATTATCTGattaacaaacttcataactttattaatcaatattttatattttattaatcaactttattttactactaaaaattaattttaatatttgagcgtttattaatcaacttcataacttcattaaccaatattttatatGCTATTAACCAACATTATTTTACTACTAAAGCTTAATTTTAACATCTGAGCGTTTAATAACCAACTTCATATCTTCATTAACCaagatttttctttttattaacaaattttattttattataaaaaccatttttaatatttgagtgtttattaatcaactttattatttcattaatcaacattttatttttcattaaccaactttattttactgctaaattatttttaatatctggacGTATATTAGTCAATTTCATCACTTAATTAAccaactttttatattttattaattagtttaCCACTAAAAATCAATGTGCATGTTGTtcacacaatttttttattaaaaaacattgtTGATGCAAAAATAcacatttttgtttttaaaaggaatatgatattatcttaatttttttctctcattatttctttaattttgtAGTATTGAGACCCATGTCCAAAATAGCTAGATCCATCTATGTGACTTTCACTCATTGCATGTCATAGTTtgaaataaacaacaacaaaaaacgtTAAAGGCAGGCTACATGTTATGTTATAAAGAACTTTTAATAAAAAGGTGAATTCCTACCCTTTATGTGGAATCTAGCTTATACAAAGAAACACGTTAGCTTAAGTAGCATGTTACTTGATGTATGCATCCTAAACTCATCTTTGATGGGATTCACATGGCAAAGCCGTTTTAGCCAGTTACGATCTTCTTCTTGGCCCCACATTTACCCCAAAACGACACCGCACCATAATCATGTTTCACCACCATCTACCATAATCACAGCCACCCTCCGGTCCACTCTACTATCCCCTTTTTGCAGTTTAATGTCTCTCTACTACTTGACTAATATTGGTGCAATCAAATTTCTGCGTCCAATTGCAGAGACTAATCTGTATCCATGCAATATGTTGTCTTTGTTTGCATAGCTGTAGAGATTCATATTAAATGTCTAACTACAGAAACTAATCTCTCGAACTAAGTGAGATGTTACGATTTCAAACCTATGCTTATGCAATCTAAAGTCTTTGCACAGCTACAAAGATTAATACTACTAGCATGATAACAAAGCTCTGCGTCTAATTGCATAGACTAATCTAGCATCCCGTATTTTAATGTCTCTGCACGCCTagtaattgaattgaataaaatatttttattaaatttattttcattattaaaaTGAACTATTGGTAATTTTGCATTAAAAAATTGAGGtatctaaaaattgaaatagaaaaaCAAGCGTCCTTCACTTGACTTTCGCACTCCATTGTCAGAACAAAGAAAATGTCCAAACTCAGAAATCTGAAACAACCATAGTTCATATAACCACCACCCTCCTTCTTCCAACTTCACCCATTCCAACATCAATGGCTTCAGCATTGGAATGTTGGTCGAGACGcggcagcaacaacaacaacaacgacgaaGACATGGTAGAACAAGTCCTCATGGAAACCAACCCATCTTCACACTCACAACCCAACCACAAAGACTCTTCCGTTATCCATAAGAAGTTCAACAAACTCACTCGCAATGTTTCTGAAGCTATTGCTTCTCTCAAAAACACCCTCAATATTAACCTTAACCTTGATTCTTCCAAACCCGACAACAACAACAGTTCTCGTACTAGCAACAATCTCGTTTGGGGAACTGTTGTTCGAAACTTAACTCAGCTTTACCCTGGTAGCCAGCTTCCTGAGAAGCTCATGTCCAACATTCGTAAACACTACGATTCCTTGCCTCCTAGGTACATGTTTTGTTGCTGATTTCGATCTTAGCTTTTGGTTTTTATGTTTGGTTTTGTGACGGGTTTTTCATTTTTCGTCTAAAAATTGTACCTTTCGACTTGGGCTTTGATCCAATCTGAAGATTCAATTGCATAGTTTTTGTTCAGTTTTAAGGTTATTTCAATAATGGGTCTTGCTTTGGGTTTGAATATGAATCGGTGAATGTCAActtgaagattcagttgcatagTTTTGGTTGTGTTTAATGTTGTTCCATTaaaaagttttgattttgaagTTATAAAGTTTATTCGTGCAACTTCGGTTATGTTCTGATCTGATTTTGATTTCCATGTGAAGATTCATTAGTACTGAAGTTTGCatctttgatttttaatttttgggcAGTTATTCTCAGGCGGGATTTGATGTTAAAGATGTGTTTCTTCACATCAAGTTAATTGAGCAAGCGTTGGAAGATTCACAGGCCGCGATTTTGATTGATGAGGAGTGTGATGATGAGATGCAGCTTCAGGGGTCTTTGTTCAAGTTGACATTTGCTTGCAACTCTCCGATTTCGTGGCCTGCAATGTCGAGTGCGTTGGATAGTTCCTCCATTTGCTGCAAGAAGATTCAGATCTTTGAGAAGAAAGGCCTCACTCTTGGAATTGTGCTTTTACTTGTTCTTTCTGGGGCTGGTCAAGATAACTTGGTGAGGACCCGGGTTGAAAGTGCTCTCAAGTTTGCCATGAAGAAGCCTAAAGGTAGTGTTGTGAAGCTTCCTTTTGGGCTTTGTGGATGTCAAGAGGAGAATTTCAAGGGGAGGGAGCTTGGAGAGATTGAAGAAGATTGTAGCGGTGTATACTGTGAAAATTCTAGTCAAAAGATTCAGCTTGAAATGCCCTTGCCTAATTCGTCGTTTCATGTATCAGTAGACGAGTGGCAGACTATTCAGACAGATGCAGATGAGATGCAAAAATGGTTGTTGAACTCGGATAGTCTAGAGTTTTTGGAACAGATTGGACAAAATTCGTATAAAGGTGCCTACATGGGGAAAAAGGTTGGCATTGAGAAGCTTAGAGGATGTGACAAAGGAAACTTGTACGAGTTTGCACTCAGGAAAGATCTGCTACAACTGATGACATGTGGACATAAAAACATTTTGCAGTTTTGCGGTGTTTGTGTAGATGACAATCACGGGTTATGTGTAGTGACAAAATTCATGGAAGGTGGATCTGTCCATGACTTAATTTCAAAGAACAAAAAGCTTCAGAACAAGGATATTGTAAGAATTGCAGTTGATGTGGCCGAGGGGATCAAGTTTATGAATGATCACGGTGCTGCATATAGAGACCTTAATACTCAGAGGATTCTGTTGGATAGACATGGGAGTGCTTGCTTGGGAGATTTGGGTATAGTCACTGCCTGCAAGAGCAACCAAGAGGCAATGGACTATGAAACCGATGGTTACCGATGGCTAGCTCCTGAGGTATCCCCTTAATCACACTTACTTTATATTGTGTTGTGCTATTGtgtccaattcctttatttttagTTCTTGTTATGAGTATTATATTGGACGAGATAAGACCTAAAAATAAGATTATAAGTTGGAGATACCGCTCTCTCAACAAGTTGATGTTGTAACGTTTAAAAGTTAGACTCAACtcaaattttaaaatgatatCAGAGTCTATCTAAGATCCGTTGGGCCATTTGCTGCCGGTTTACTCAACTCCCGCTCTAGATGTCCAACCATGAGTGTAAGAGGTGCAATGGATGACATAAGACCTGAAAAGAGTTTATAAGTGGGAGACAATGCTCACTGACAAGCCGATTTTATAGGAGTTGATTTAAGGCACAGCCCAAATCTTTACCATGATGTCTCTCGAAATATATTTGTCATATCAATAAATCTTTCCAAAAACTTTAATTTCATGCCTTAACTGACTTGTTTTACATTCGTCATTTTGGTTGAAAACAGATAATCGCTGGCGACCCCGAGAGTGTGACCGAGACATGGATGAGTAATGTTTATAGTTTCGGGATGGTAATTTGGGAGATGGTAACCGGTGAAGCAGCCTATAATGCATATTCACCCGTACAAGCAGCAGTAGGCATTGCCGCCTGTGGCCTTAGACCTGAGATCCCAAAGGACTGTCCACAAACTCTAAAATCTCTAATGACAAAATGCTGGAACAATACCCCTTCAAAACGCCCCGAATTCTCCGAAATTTTAGCGATATTGCTGCGAGCGACCAAACAACAACAATAGATAAATTTTGTCAGTCATTGTGGAATCTAATATGTTGATAGTAATTGAAGGGAGTTTCATACACAACACAATCATGAATCCTGTATGCTTTTTTGTAACCATAATGATGATGTAAAAATGTTTCATTCCTTGTTGAACAATTTTGTTCTTTTTGTTTTATGCTGTCTTTGCCATCATGAATCTACTATTTTCATGTTTTGTGATGGCAACATGAATGATGGAAATATTTAAACAGTGTCAAATTGTTTTGCTATGAGGAAACTaggatttttgttttgtttgtttagtGCGTATCTTAAGGGTCCCATTTGAGATTATGTTTCTTTAGATGTGAAACTGTCAAGGTCACTGTCTCTCATTTTCATGATATATTcacttttttcatcttttaaggAAGAAATCAAGGTAACCTTTTTTTCTCCTTTTGATAGATGGAATCATTAGACATTCTTCTTAGTATTCATCTTGAAATCATTAGATATTTATTGTGGGGCATGGTGCATGTGAATGTAACACAACTTTCTTTATTTGTAACTGTTGGACTTCTATATAAACAAGTCATAACTTAAAACACTTTTGCACATATAAATGACAATGTTTACTTCCTTAAATGAATTGCCTAATAGAAGCCTAAATTTTATCACAAACCTTTGAGGAATCCATGAGTATTGTACAAAGAAAGTAGGAAGAGCTGAAGCCACATATTGAGCTGAAGTCATCCTACTTGCCCTCGTAAAAAAAGTTCTCTTTCAACTATCCAATCTTGTATGAAGGCATGCactaatttaacttttttttaatattacaaTCACTTACAATAATTCTTAcatatatttttctttgattGTCCTTTTTTTTAAAGGTAATGCATAACATTGTGTTCTCATAAGTCATTTGGAAGGCACATTCGAAGTGGAAAATAAGAATTAAACAGAAGGAATTATTTGGAGACACATCTAGAGTGGAAAACTCTAATTTTCAAAAGGTGGATGTTGCAACTTTTTGAATTTCTAGAACATGCTTGGGTATGGTGAGATCAATCCATCAAAGATAAGAGAAGACATGGATAACTGAATGTTGATATTTGGGAGGAAATTAAAAGAATCACGAGGAGAAGACACATGTCGTCATATTACCATAAGGAACTACACAATAAATTATATAAAGACTCGTTCAAGGTACCAAGAGTGTTGATGATTACTACAAGAAGATAGATGTTgcaaagataaaatataatatgaagAATGATAATGAAATAACAATGGATAGATTTAACTATCAGAAATTAACTTCTCATTCCCAAAATTATACTTGGCAACCCCCAAAATAAATGAAATGATCTTAATGTCCAACAAAAATTCATTACCACAGTTTTTGAAATTTGTCTGAAATATCGGATTTTTTAAATCTTTGGACAATACCAAAAATTTGACGAAAACAAGTAAGTTTCCAGTAATTTTGTACcggatattttaaaatttcagtATTTTATACCGGAAATTT
Protein-coding regions in this window:
- the LOC131628759 gene encoding uncharacterized protein LOC131628759; its protein translation is MASALECWSRRGSNNNNNDEDMVEQVLMETNPSSHSQPNHKDSSVIHKKFNKLTRNVSEAIASLKNTLNINLNLDSSKPDNNNSSRTSNNLVWGTVVRNLTQLYPGSQLPEKLMSNIRKHYDSLPPSYSQAGFDVKDVFLHIKLIEQALEDSQAAILIDEECDDEMQLQGSLFKLTFACNSPISWPAMSSALDSSSICCKKIQIFEKKGLTLGIVLLLVLSGAGQDNLVRTRVESALKFAMKKPKGSVVKLPFGLCGCQEENFKGRELGEIEEDCSGVYCENSSQKIQLEMPLPNSSFHVSVDEWQTIQTDADEMQKWLLNSDSLEFLEQIGQNSYKGAYMGKKVGIEKLRGCDKGNLYEFALRKDLLQLMTCGHKNILQFCGVCVDDNHGLCVVTKFMEGGSVHDLISKNKKLQNKDIVRIAVDVAEGIKFMNDHGAAYRDLNTQRILLDRHGSACLGDLGIVTACKSNQEAMDYETDGYRWLAPEIIAGDPESVTETWMSNVYSFGMVIWEMVTGEAAYNAYSPVQAAVGIAACGLRPEIPKDCPQTLKSLMTKCWNNTPSKRPEFSEILAILLRATKQQQ